From the bacterium genome, one window contains:
- a CDS encoding GNAT family acetyltransferase: MGEVVIRAIEEADVPGVRALWEAVFPDARAWNQPAAYLARKRARRDDLILAAVRGRRVVGAVALGYDGIRGWVYHLAVAPAARRRGIATALMGAAEAALRARGCPKINLQIVAGNDAVVAFYARLGYAVEPRISMGKAI; encoded by the coding sequence ATGGGCGAGGTGGTCATCCGCGCCATCGAGGAGGCCGACGTCCCCGGCGTGCGGGCGCTGTGGGAGGCGGTGTTCCCCGACGCGCGGGCCTGGAATCAGCCGGCCGCCTACCTCGCCCGCAAGCGCGCGCGGCGGGACGATCTCATCCTGGCGGCGGTGCGCGGGCGGCGCGTCGTCGGCGCCGTGGCGCTCGGCTATGACGGCATCCGCGGCTGGGTGTACCACCTGGCGGTCGCGCCCGCGGCGCGCCGGCGCGGCATCGCGACCGCGCTGATGGGCGCGGCCGAGGCGGCGCTGCGCGCCCGCGGCTGCCCGAAGATCAACCTGCAGATCGTCGCCGGCAATGACGCCGTGGTCGCCTTCTACGCCCGGCTCGGCTACGCGGTGGAGCCGCGCATCAGCATGGGGAAGGCGATCTAG
- a CDS encoding beta-ketoacyl-[acyl-carrier-protein] synthase family protein: MRAFLTGCGAVSPFGGGVEALWTALCEGRSAVAPLRGIAVDGLAGVLAAEVPPDAVAAYLSHPERAHLERIDQHALAAARAALADAGLELGGCDPNRIAVVVGTTLGAMPIGEGYLRARQGGTAFDARRLLGMPYAATAARLARTLGVRGPVLSPSIACASGTLAVGLARDLVALDRADVVLAGGAEALCEFVVAGFACLRATTATAVRPFDARRDGLALGEGAALVVVESARHAARRGATAAIEVAGSGLSADAVHMTAPARDGAGAARAMRAALADAGLDADAVDVVSAHGTATVFNDAMEMAALAAVFGDHRPPVSGIKGAIGHTLAAAGAFEAVLCARVLRHGVVPPTAGCEELDPACALDIVRGAPRRVRASVALSTSSAFAGNNAAVVLRRDER; the protein is encoded by the coding sequence ATGCGGGCGTTTCTCACCGGCTGCGGCGCGGTGTCGCCGTTCGGCGGCGGCGTCGAGGCGTTGTGGACGGCGCTGTGCGAAGGGCGCAGCGCCGTCGCGCCGCTGCGCGGCATCGCCGTCGACGGTCTCGCCGGGGTGCTCGCCGCCGAGGTGCCGCCCGATGCGGTCGCGGCGTATCTCTCGCACCCGGAGCGCGCGCACCTGGAGCGCATCGACCAGCACGCGCTGGCCGCCGCGCGGGCGGCGCTGGCGGACGCCGGGCTCGAGCTCGGGGGCTGCGACCCGAATCGCATCGCGGTGGTGGTCGGCACGACGCTCGGCGCGATGCCGATCGGCGAGGGCTACCTGCGCGCCCGGCAGGGCGGCACGGCGTTCGACGCCCGGCGCCTCCTCGGCATGCCGTATGCCGCCACCGCGGCGCGCCTGGCGCGCACCCTCGGCGTCCGCGGGCCGGTGCTCAGCCCGTCGATCGCCTGCGCCTCCGGGACGCTGGCGGTGGGGCTGGCGCGCGACCTCGTCGCCCTCGACCGCGCCGACGTCGTCCTCGCCGGCGGCGCCGAGGCGTTGTGCGAATTCGTCGTCGCCGGCTTCGCCTGCCTGCGCGCCACCACGGCGACGGCGGTGCGGCCGTTCGACGCCCGGCGCGACGGGCTGGCGCTCGGCGAGGGCGCGGCGCTGGTGGTGGTCGAGTCGGCACGGCACGCGGCCCGGCGCGGCGCGACGGCGGCGATCGAGGTCGCCGGCAGCGGCCTCTCCGCCGACGCGGTGCACATGACCGCGCCGGCGCGCGACGGCGCCGGGGCCGCGCGCGCCATGCGCGCCGCCCTCGCCGACGCCGGTCTCGACGCCGACGCGGTGGACGTCGTCAGCGCCCACGGCACCGCCACGGTGTTCAACGACGCCATGGAGATGGCCGCCCTCGCCGCCGTCTTCGGCGATCATCGTCCACCGGTGAGCGGCATCAAGGGCGCCATCGGCCACACCCTCGCCGCCGCCGGCGCCTTCGAGGCGGTGCTCTGCGCCCGCGTGCTGCGCCACGGCGTCGTGCCGCCGACCGCCGGCTGCGAGGAGCTGGATCCGGCCTGCGCGCTCGACATCGTGCGCGGCGCGCCGCGGCGCGTGCGCGCGTCGGTCGCCCTGTCGACCTCGTCCGCCTTCGCCGGCAACAACGCCGCCGTGGTCCTGAGGCGCGATGAGCGCTGA
- a CDS encoding cytidine deaminase: MWSEFRNLALICDQRCRRHARIRAWTIASGVVFLSTILIVVAKILCFDSVAAVSSSAPARSELFVGLAELPAADRHLLERARAVSRRAYAPYSGFGVGAAVRTRSGAVYAGANMENASYGLTLCAETSALLQTVAADDFAVEAIAIVGGRLDGAGGPGRPVTPCGRCRQLIVEAAQVANTDVRVIAANADLSRVTVRTIGELLPEAFGPRDLG; the protein is encoded by the coding sequence ATGTGGAGTGAGTTTCGCAACCTGGCGCTGATCTGCGACCAGCGCTGCCGGCGACATGCGCGAATCCGCGCATGGACGATCGCCTCGGGGGTGGTGTTTCTGTCCACGATCCTGATCGTGGTGGCGAAAATCCTGTGTTTTGATAGCGTCGCCGCTGTGTCGTCCTCCGCTCCGGCGCGATCGGAACTCTTTGTCGGGCTCGCTGAGCTTCCGGCGGCCGATCGCCATCTCCTCGAGCGGGCGCGGGCGGTCTCGCGCCGCGCCTATGCGCCCTATTCCGGGTTCGGCGTCGGGGCCGCCGTGCGCACCCGTTCCGGCGCCGTGTACGCCGGAGCGAACATGGAGAATGCCTCCTACGGGCTGACACTATGCGCCGAGACCTCGGCGCTGCTGCAGACCGTCGCGGCGGATGATTTCGCCGTCGAGGCGATCGCCATAGTCGGCGGGCGGTTGGACGGCGCCGGCGGGCCGGGGCGGCCGGTGACGCCCTGCGGTCGGTGCCGGCAATTGATCGTCGAAGCGGCACAGGTGGCGAACACCGATGTCCGCGTCATCGCCGCCAACGCCGACCTGAGCCGGGTCACGGTGCGGACGATCGGCGAGCTGCTGCCCGAGGCGTTCGGACCGCGCGATCTCGGCTAG
- a CDS encoding amidohydrolase family protein yields the protein MPPLVFATLRDLARLPWFDLHDGRLVVSDRAVGPVIDMHAHIALAYLLPMRVDLQRPTPRTEHYLPDCCAIDFEVYQNRNFTPAALQALKRDLTLGSLRRGGMRATHTVPNLVREMDELGIVHSVLLPIDLPYLSRNAAHALDAARRQPRLISFGSVHPIVDRVGVRLDEQAHDGARGVKMHPAVQLMAPNHPRAMALYRLCGERDLPLLWHCGPVGIELASGRRRSQVALYEEPIATHPRTRFVLGHAGALQMEQALDLACRYPNVWLELSGQSLANVRTILARADPDRVVYGSDWPFYHQAIGIAKVLMATEGNERLRRKVLHDNAAALLRRG from the coding sequence ATGCCGCCGCTGGTCTTCGCCACCCTGCGCGACCTCGCCCGCCTGCCGTGGTTCGACCTCCACGACGGGCGCCTGGTCGTTTCCGACCGCGCCGTCGGACCGGTGATCGACATGCACGCGCACATCGCCCTCGCCTACCTGCTGCCGATGCGCGTCGACCTGCAGCGCCCGACGCCGCGCACCGAGCACTACCTGCCCGACTGCTGCGCCATCGACTTCGAGGTCTACCAGAACCGCAACTTCACGCCCGCGGCGCTGCAGGCGCTGAAGCGCGATCTCACCCTCGGCAGCCTGCGCCGCGGCGGCATGCGCGCCACCCACACGGTGCCGAACCTGGTGCGCGAGATGGACGAGCTCGGCATCGTCCACTCGGTGCTCTTGCCGATCGACCTGCCGTACCTGTCGCGCAACGCCGCGCACGCGCTGGACGCGGCGCGGCGCCAGCCGCGCCTGATCTCCTTCGGCTCGGTGCATCCGATCGTCGACCGCGTCGGCGTCCGCCTCGACGAGCAGGCGCACGACGGCGCCCGCGGCGTGAAGATGCACCCGGCGGTCCAGCTCATGGCGCCCAACCATCCGCGCGCCATGGCGCTCTACCGGCTGTGCGGCGAGCGCGACCTGCCGCTGCTGTGGCACTGCGGGCCGGTCGGCATCGAGCTGGCGAGCGGCCGGCGGCGCTCGCAGGTCGCGCTGTACGAGGAACCGATCGCCACCCACCCGCGCACCCGCTTCGTCCTCGGCCACGCCGGCGCGCTGCAGATGGAGCAGGCGCTCGACCTCGCCTGCCGCTACCCGAACGTCTGGCTGGAGCTGTCGGGGCAGTCGCTCGCCAACGTGCGGACGATCCTCGCCCGCGCCGATCCCGATCGCGTCGTCTACGGCAGCGACTGGCCCTTCTACCACCAGGCCATCGGCATCGCGAAGGTGCTGATGGCGACGGAGGGGAACGAGCGCCTGCGCCGCAAGGTCCTGCACGACAACGCCGCCGCCCTGCTGCGGCGCGGCTAG
- a CDS encoding HD domain-containing protein has protein sequence MLIRDPVHGDLSLTPLEAAVLDLPAVQRLRGIKQLGTASYVYPGALHTRFDHSLGASALAHRIIAALRRDGVAIADDLAELVAIGTLLHDVTHVPFGHTLEDERRLFPRHDKGTRLGRLLDGELGAGLDRLGIRAPIAGLLGAAPSALPPWAAEVIASTIDADLLDYLRRDAYFTGLAHDYDDRVFRYFTVADGHLALSMAKHGMDRPDARSEVIQLLRMRYFLTERVYYHHTKVAAGAMISKAVELAVATGALAEPDLLALNDWTLLDRLAACGAAAAALTARLARRDLLKRGYVVSARSVDGAQRAALVRRFHESRAERHAAERLLAEQLGCAEGEVIVYCPALTVMKEASARVVTSRGLGALNDADEAGSAEIRALQERYAQLWRLYVFVPAALAERAAPLAAAVFGHASEHS, from the coding sequence ATGCTGATCCGCGATCCCGTCCACGGCGACCTCTCGCTCACCCCGCTCGAAGCGGCGGTGCTCGATCTGCCGGCCGTGCAGCGGCTGCGCGGCATCAAACAGCTCGGCACCGCGTCGTACGTCTACCCCGGCGCCCTGCACACCCGCTTCGACCACTCGCTCGGCGCCAGCGCCCTCGCCCACCGCATCATCGCCGCCCTGCGGCGCGACGGCGTCGCGATTGCCGACGACCTCGCCGAGCTGGTGGCGATCGGCACCCTGCTGCACGACGTCACCCACGTTCCCTTCGGCCACACGCTCGAGGACGAGCGGCGGCTGTTTCCCCGCCACGACAAGGGCACGCGGCTCGGCCGCCTGCTCGACGGCGAGCTCGGCGCCGGCCTCGACCGGCTCGGCATCCGCGCCCCGATCGCCGGCCTGCTGGGCGCCGCGCCGAGCGCCCTGCCGCCGTGGGCGGCGGAGGTGATCGCGAGCACCATCGATGCCGATCTCCTCGACTACCTGCGTCGCGACGCCTACTTCACCGGCCTGGCGCACGACTACGACGATCGCGTCTTCCGCTACTTCACCGTCGCCGACGGCCACCTGGCGCTGAGCATGGCCAAGCACGGCATGGACCGCCCCGACGCCCGCTCGGAGGTGATCCAGCTTCTGCGCATGCGCTACTTCCTCACCGAGCGCGTCTACTACCACCACACCAAGGTCGCCGCCGGCGCGATGATCTCCAAGGCGGTCGAGCTGGCGGTCGCGACGGGGGCGCTCGCCGAGCCCGACCTGCTGGCGCTCAACGACTGGACCCTGCTCGATCGCCTGGCGGCGTGCGGCGCCGCCGCGGCGGCGCTGACCGCGCGCCTGGCGCGCCGCGATCTGCTGAAGCGCGGCTACGTGGTGTCGGCCCGTTCGGTCGACGGCGCGCAGCGGGCCGCGCTGGTGCGCCGCTTCCACGAATCGCGCGCCGAACGCCATGCCGCCGAGCGCCTGCTCGCCGAGCAGCTCGGCTGCGCCGAGGGCGAGGTGATCGTGTACTGCCCGGCGCTGACGGTGATGAAGGAGGCGAGCGCGCGCGTCGTCACCAGCCGCGGCCTCGGCGCCCTCAACGACGCCGACGAGGCCGGCAGCGCCGAGATCCGCGCCCTGCAGGAGCGCTACGCCCAGCTCTGGCGGCTCTACGTCTTCGTGCCGGCGGCGCTCGCCGAGCGCGCCGCGCCGCTCGCCGCCGCCGTCTTCGGCCACGCCAGCGAGCACTCCTGA
- a CDS encoding VOC family protein: MRYLHTMVRVTNLEESLDFYCNKLGLKELRRHEVPQGRYTLVFLGADENPDAQVELTFNWDPEVYGGGRNFGHLAYLVEDIYAVCQRLMDRGVVINRPPRDGHMAFVRSPDGISIELLQRGTPLPPREPWQSMPNTGSW, encoded by the coding sequence ATGCGCTACCTGCACACGATGGTCCGGGTGACGAACCTGGAAGAGTCGCTCGACTTCTACTGCAACAAGCTCGGGCTCAAGGAGCTGCGGCGGCACGAGGTGCCGCAGGGCCGCTACACGTTGGTGTTCCTCGGCGCCGACGAGAACCCCGACGCGCAGGTCGAGCTGACGTTCAACTGGGATCCCGAAGTCTACGGCGGCGGGCGCAACTTCGGCCACCTGGCCTATCTGGTCGAGGACATCTATGCCGTCTGCCAGCGCCTGATGGATCGGGGCGTGGTGATCAACCGGCCGCCGCGCGACGGCCACATGGCCTTCGTGCGTTCGCCGGACGGCATCTCGATCGAGCTGCTGCAGCGCGGCACGCCGCTGCCCCCTCGGGAGCCGTGGCAGTCGATGCCCAACACCGGGAGCTGGTGA
- a CDS encoding methyltransferase domain-containing protein — protein MANGERDFAEELGDFVKRVFDNLSGLVVSGMIHLGHELGLYRALEGAGPTTSEALAARTGLHERWLREWLRGQAAAGLLEYDGAGGFSLSDVGALVLANQDSPAFAAGSFVALPAQLNILTPLRQSFATGIGLPYDAFGCEGALGIEGMLKPWFRTMLVPIALPQLDGVVAKLEAGAAVADIGCGTGIAVIEMARAFPRSRFRGYDISTHALTHAERYKREAGLTNVTFHDPRDEPLPDDASLDFVTAFDCLHDMTHPLDAMRAVRRALRPDGTWLIADINARPSFEENLRDNPMAAMMYGFSILSCLSSSLSEPGGAGLGTLGFPEPVAREMTAAAGFTRFTRRDFGNPVQAYYEVRP, from the coding sequence ATGGCGAATGGGGAACGCGATTTCGCGGAAGAGCTGGGCGACTTCGTCAAGCGCGTCTTCGACAACCTGAGCGGCCTGGTGGTTTCGGGGATGATCCACCTCGGCCACGAGCTCGGTCTGTACCGGGCGCTCGAGGGCGCCGGGCCGACGACCAGCGAGGCGCTGGCGGCGCGCACCGGGCTGCACGAACGGTGGCTGCGCGAATGGCTGCGCGGCCAGGCGGCGGCGGGGCTGCTCGAGTACGACGGCGCCGGCGGGTTCTCCCTCTCCGACGTCGGCGCGCTGGTGCTGGCGAACCAGGACAGCCCGGCATTCGCCGCCGGCAGCTTCGTCGCCCTGCCGGCGCAGCTCAACATTCTCACGCCGCTGCGCCAGTCGTTCGCCACCGGCATCGGCCTGCCGTACGACGCCTTCGGCTGCGAGGGCGCGCTCGGCATCGAGGGCATGCTGAAGCCGTGGTTCCGCACCATGCTGGTGCCGATCGCGCTGCCGCAGCTCGACGGCGTGGTCGCCAAGCTCGAGGCGGGCGCGGCGGTCGCCGACATCGGCTGCGGCACCGGCATCGCGGTGATCGAGATGGCCCGGGCGTTCCCGCGCTCGCGCTTCCGCGGCTACGACATCTCGACCCACGCCCTGACCCACGCCGAGCGCTACAAGCGCGAAGCCGGCCTGACCAACGTCACCTTCCACGACCCGCGCGACGAGCCCCTGCCGGACGACGCCAGCCTCGACTTCGTCACCGCCTTCGACTGCCTGCACGACATGACCCACCCGCTCGACGCGATGCGCGCCGTGCGGCGGGCGCTGCGCCCGGACGGCACCTGGCTGATCGCCGACATCAACGCCCGCCCGAGCTTCGAGGAGAACCTGCGCGACAACCCGATGGCGGCGATGATGTACGGGTTCTCGATCCTGAGCTGCCTGTCGTCGAGCCTCTCGGAACCCGGCGGCGCCGGGCTCGGCACGCTCGGCTTCCCGGAACCGGTGGCGCGCGAGATGACCGCGGCGGCCGGCTTCACGCGCTTCACCCGGCGCGATTTCGGCAATCCGGTGCAGGCCTATTACGAGGTGAGGCCCTGA